In Carassius carassius chromosome 27, fCarCar2.1, whole genome shotgun sequence, the sequence TATGAGCACTTCGTTGCAGATGTTTATCCCCTTATGAGACATTTAAGGCTGCATCAGCAAATTGACTGATCCTATGAAGTTGAAACACTGCAACTGGAGTTCGGTGATGGTTGTAAAGCATTGAGTTCTGTATTGCGCGTCGATAGAAAAAGTTactttatgaaatacattttttttaaatcccttcaAAAGCTTCGCGCGGCATTTCATATAACGCTGGTCAAATCTGGCCTCAGGTGATGACATGGATAACGCTAGTGTAAGATATgatacattttgatattttttaattcCCGTGTTGGTCGAAGTGGTGACGTGAACATGTATTGTCCAATAAAGATGCAACGTTATATCTAGAATTTAACAATTCTGGTTTCGATGCAGATTTTTGTTAACGATTCATGTTGCTTACGGTTCCATTATTATGAGGTTAACTTATATAAGGAAGAAATAACATTTAATGCtctaaatttataaattaaaacattgtGTCAGATTCAACAgaacataaataaatgcagtagcctacatttatttCCAAAAGGTGTGCATACATACAGACTTTTAAATGACTTTTCACAGGCTTTTTGAAAGCACATTGGATTGTACTTGTCTTGCACTTGCACTGAACAAGTAGTAAAATGAATATGCGATACcgtatttaattaaaacattttttaaataaaattatatgtatcTAGCTACACGTTTCCATGTAAACAACTAGTCAGTATAACGTTACACATATTTAGGTCTCACAAGCCTTAAACATAACACATTAGCAGGTTGTGTTTCATTAACACATGAAATTAATAACTTGCCAGTCAGGTTATTTCAGTAACGCCACGCAAAGATTGATACGTAAATGTTTTGAACCGACATGAACCGGCATAAGAACCGACTCATAAGAATCGCTCCAAAGGTAGTCGGACTACCCTGGTCGCGTATGTTTTTGATATACTAAAAATAACCGACTCATAAGAGTCAGTCGTTTGGGAATCAATAATGCTGTTCAGTGTAGCACAGTATTTTAGCACTGTGTTCAATAAAAGTAATTCGATTTGTTGATTcgtttttaaaggaacagttctcgGTTCCAAACCCTAAAAAACCATGCGCAAAGGGTTAATTTGTGCTCATGTGAGCGGCGAGAGAGGGGCTGGCTGAGGGAGGGGCCTCTGGGCCACTGACGTCCGATTCACTCGTAGCTTGATTTGTCAATAGAGAGCTGGGCGTCCTCGCCCGTCACACAAAACGGGCTTTACAATACAGAGTAGAGGAGCTTGAGAGGGATACATCACAGACATGTAGGATGACAAGGACCACGTAGCATTTTCCTTGGTCGATTCGGATCTCTTCAGACTTATTTAACCGAACGTAGTGGCTTGCTTTACTTGTATCGTGTTACTTTCACTGTATAAAGTTCGTTTTGGCGCGAGATCAAGGATGCGATGATGACGAGGAAATAATTTTCTAGCTGGAATATTTCCGCTGGACGGATACGTTGATGTTATTTTGTAAATGTCTCCAAAATGGGGAAAAACGCATTGGAAGCGCACGTATTTCGAGTGACTGAGGCTTGTAGtttctaattaaattatatgaGCTGTTTTCCCGCTACACCTGCCTTTTAATTACTCTGCAGACTGGTGGATAGACTTGCTGATGCCAACAACGCCAGATTGCCTATATGGCAGGATCATGAAGTTTTTGACGTTTTTCCTTTTGCTTCCAGAAACCTTAAAAAGGACTAGAAAGAGTGGGAAACAGCTCAACAAGCTGCCAGTATGCTATGAAATCGTGACATTGTCCTTGAGGAAGAAGATGGCTGCAGAACTCTATCCTGCCAGCATAAATACCAACCTTCCCAACAGTAACAGCACAGCAGTCACAGCTGCCAGCAAAAAGACCATCGTCCAAGTCACTCAAACGGTGACAACGCCGACTACAACTGCCACTCAGCAGAACATCAACAATAATAACGTCGAGACTGCCAGCTGGCAGTCCACTCATCCGACGCTGCGAGAGAGGTAAGGGCGCATTCGGCTTGCTTTTCGAGTCATACACGCTCTTATGGGTTCATAAACTAAATATTGTGTTGCATTTTGTTCTCTTCAGGAATGCTTTGATGTTCAATAACGAACTCATGGCAGATGTTCATTTTGTTGTGGGTCCGCCTGGCGCATCCCAAAAAGTTCCAGCGCACAAGGTGAGCGCATCCTCCCGAGTAAAAGCGCTTCTCAAGTGTCTGTTTCATCAGGCTCTGCTTAACCGCTCTTGTGTGGCTTTTGTGCTTCCAGTATGTGCTGGCAGTGGGGAGTTCTGTTTTTGGTGCCATGTTTTATGGAGATCTAGCAGAAGGAGAAGCCGAAATTCATATTCCAGACGTGGAGCCTGCTGCTTTTTTAATTCTTTTGAAGTAAGTTCTCCCCTTAATTTTAAGGACTTTGCTTCAGTGATTTCTTagtacacatctataaatatttttacaaatatataatgcAAACCATGTGTAGAATTAAATCAATACACCTGTTTTTAGTTCCTTTACATACATTTTCcaaattcttagaaaaaaaaatgaacaactgtttattaatatttggcAAACTTTTGGTGTCATTTGTTGAAGCCAGAGTGGAGAAGAAAATATGTTAAGTAGTCCCTCATGATTGTCTAGGTGAATAATTGTTAAAATATCACGTAATTACACTTTTTATGACTGAGTTCAGGTTGTTAATGAATGTCATGTGGTACAACTCCTTTAAAATCTAATGATATCTATGaatgaataattgtttttttaccttgataaaacaggaaaaaatattaatcatattacatatttatgaatacattcatatttattcaAGGTGTAaggaaaattataattttttacatggttacaccacatgacattttttttttagaatcacattgaaaatgttcttaaatgttgcattcatatggttttgaaaaacatAACATTACAAAGAATGGATCTCTAAGATGCATTTTAACTAGATTTtcctcttattttattttttatcatttgttgTTGACCCCTACATGTAACTCCAAACTCATTCACTGCAAAGACTAATGCTTCTATAAGTTCTTATAGAACAACattgtttatttcaaaatttttctATTCACTTCCAGGTACATGTACAGTGATGAGATTGAACTTGAAGCGGACACAGTGCTGGCCACTCTGTACGCTGCCAAAAAGTATATAGTGCCTGCTCTGGCTAAAGCCTGCGTCACCTTTCTGGAGACGAGCCTGGAGGCCAAAAACGCCTGTGTTTTGTTGTCCCAGAGTCGACTGTTCGAGGAGCCTGAGCTGACCCAGCGGTGTTGGGAGGTCATTGATGCTCAGGCCGAGCTGGCACTTCGTTCTGAGGGTTTCTGTGAGATTGATCTTAAAACACTGGAGGTCATACTAAAGCGAGAGACTCTAAACACCCGAGAGGCGGTGGTCTTCCAGGCGGCTCTCGATTGGGCAGTGGCTGAATGCAAAAGGCAGGGACTGGGACTGACCTCTTGTAATAAAAGGGCAGCACTGGGCAAGGCTCTCTACTTGGTTCGCATCCCAACCATGACCCTGGAGGAGTTCGCCAACGGAGCCGCACAGTCAGACATTTTAACGCTGGAAGAGACTCATGATGTCTTCCTGTGGTACACGGCAGCCAATAAGCCCAAGCTGGAATTCCCAATGCAGAAAAGAAAGGGTCTGACGCCACAGCGCTGCCATCGTTTCCAGTCCTCGGCTTACCGTAGTAACCAATGGCGCTACCGCGGACGCTGCGATAGCATCCAGTTCGCGGTGGATAAGAGGATCTTCATCGCAGGGCTTGGCTTGTACGGTTCCAGTGGTGGAAAGGCAGAGTACAGCGTCAAGATTGAACTCAAGCGCCAAGGAGTGACACTGGCTCAGAACCTAACAAAATTTGTTTCAGATGGATCCAGCAACACCTTCTCTGTATGGTTTGAACACCCGGTCCAAGTGGAGCAGGACACCTTCTACACAGTCAGTGCCATATTGGATGGGAGTGAACTTAGCTACTTTGGACAGGAGGGTATGACGGAAGTGCAATGTGGAAAGGTGACCTTCCAGTTCCAGTGTTCCTCAGACAGTACCAATGGAACCGGAGTACAGGGGGGTCAGATCCCAGAGCTGGTCTTCTATGCCTAAAATTGTCAGGATGTCCATATTGCAGTGCATTCCGCTCACTGGAATTAAATTTGATTGAATACAGGGTCTTGTGAGGCTCTTGCCTTTATTATGTAGCAGCGGTGAACTTAATGGTAATGGCACTTCAGAACCACAGTGGACTCAGATGAATGGAATGTTCATCAGCTTTATTTAttgcaaaaattatatatttgatttaattattgaCACTGCAGCAAGCAGATCtctatacagtataaatatatatatatatatatatatataaatgaagatAGTTGTACTGCTCTGATAGTGGACAAAAGCCACTAGTGTTTCATGATTTGTACATAACTTATTTGTTTTCAGCTTGATGCTGACTGACAAATAAAATGTCTTGTATTAGTGGTCAGCTTCCTGAACTGCAGATTATAAACATTTTTGTGATTCAAATCCAAAGTTGTTTTCACTTATTCATAGGATTGGGAATCGAAAATCGACTCTGATTCTAGAATGGGATACTTAATGTCAGGAATCGGATTCTTgttatcaaattaatattttaattccgCCTATCGATTCCTATgagcttttttaaaaatgttttactttttatctGAGGACCAGACCTAGTGATCTGCCAGGACCTTGCTCGCTAATCTAAATGCTCCAAAGTTTGGCTACATTTGCGATCAGATGCCCAAAAAGCTAAGCAAGTTATAATATCTGTGATAGCTAAACATGTTGCAAGAGAGGTCTCaccactagtgttgtcacggtaccaaaatttcagtattcggtaccgataccagtgaaaatccacggttctcggtaccaatttcggtaccaaagcaaaacacaaaaatattctaataaaaaaaaaaaaactttttatcactaaaaataaaatttacatatttacaattatgtttaaagtttttctacaagtaatataattatgaaaaacagtaaacaggtttcacccaaatttaatttgtcttttaattaatgaaatgtaaacatttaattttttggataaataaaggggatttgctattaaaatttaaacatggaagaaatattgtgtgattttgtttctttaaaaaataaagttttattgatttttttataaaaaaattattttaattttaaacagtagtagcagtatcacatacattctagtaaaataatagtaatatttctagcacaatgctttatgtaaaaatgaacttttattttgacgggctacttttattttgacactggttttactcaaatgaaacggtaaaatgcttgtgaagtgactcagaacagttctggtgatgtttatgtatttctgtcctcattgagacggcagatgcagAAAATAATGCAAGCggcacgcgcttcagtctatgtagtaaacaaaccattcattcattcactcagagacggaagaacatgcaggattcatatttcaaccaacttttgcggcttaacatttacagatactggtccatacggagatttgatttgattaatttatgctaactttgacaaattccgtgactgtccatattaaaatgtaagtttcattatcaAGACTGGATTTTGaaattccgtccgcgttttctgcttcgcggaaatcatagcactgtatgcgtcaagaaccaggTTGACCGGGCcccggtaccaccggtacttaaagaaacctggtaccgtc encodes:
- the btbd6b gene encoding BTB/POZ domain-containing protein 6-B isoform X1, with product MPTTPDCLYGRIMKFLTFFLLLPETLKRTRKSGKQLNKLPVCYEIVTLSLRKKMAAELYPASINTNLPNSNSTAVTAASKKTIVQVTQTVTTPTTTATQQNINNNNVETASWQSTHPTLRERNALMFNNELMADVHFVVGPPGASQKVPAHKYVLAVGSSVFGAMFYGDLAEGEAEIHIPDVEPAAFLILLKYMYSDEIELEADTVLATLYAAKKYIVPALAKACVTFLETSLEAKNACVLLSQSRLFEEPELTQRCWEVIDAQAELALRSEGFCEIDLKTLEVILKRETLNTREAVVFQAALDWAVAECKRQGLGLTSCNKRAALGKALYLVRIPTMTLEEFANGAAQSDILTLEETHDVFLWYTAANKPKLEFPMQKRKGLTPQRCHRFQSSAYRSNQWRYRGRCDSIQFAVDKRIFIAGLGLYGSSGGKAEYSVKIELKRQGVTLAQNLTKFVSDGSSNTFSVWFEHPVQVEQDTFYTVSAILDGSELSYFGQEGMTEVQCGKVTFQFQCSSDSTNGTGVQGGQIPELVFYA
- the btbd6b gene encoding BTB/POZ domain-containing protein 6-B isoform X2, coding for MAAELYPASINTNLPNSNSTAVTAASKKTIVQVTQTVTTPTTTATQQNINNNNVETASWQSTHPTLRERNALMFNNELMADVHFVVGPPGASQKVPAHKYVLAVGSSVFGAMFYGDLAEGEAEIHIPDVEPAAFLILLKYMYSDEIELEADTVLATLYAAKKYIVPALAKACVTFLETSLEAKNACVLLSQSRLFEEPELTQRCWEVIDAQAELALRSEGFCEIDLKTLEVILKRETLNTREAVVFQAALDWAVAECKRQGLGLTSCNKRAALGKALYLVRIPTMTLEEFANGAAQSDILTLEETHDVFLWYTAANKPKLEFPMQKRKGLTPQRCHRFQSSAYRSNQWRYRGRCDSIQFAVDKRIFIAGLGLYGSSGGKAEYSVKIELKRQGVTLAQNLTKFVSDGSSNTFSVWFEHPVQVEQDTFYTVSAILDGSELSYFGQEGMTEVQCGKVTFQFQCSSDSTNGTGVQGGQIPELVFYA